One window of Nymphaea colorata isolate Beijing-Zhang1983 chromosome 11, ASM883128v2, whole genome shotgun sequence genomic DNA carries:
- the LOC116264326 gene encoding uncharacterized protein LOC116264326 has product MWAASCLASCCAASTCGLCTSVASGVSKRSARLAYCGLFALFLVLSWVLGEVAYPLLEKIPWINDFSSTPSKEWFQTDAVLRVSLGNFLFFVIFALIMIGVKDQNDKRDAWHHGCWIVKLVIWALLIVLMFFVPNIVITIYETLCKFGSGVFLLVQVIILLEFLHAWNDAWVEKDEQKWYIALLSISVVCYLAAFAFCGVLFHWFNPSGQDCGLNIFFITMSMILAFAFAVISLHPQVNGSLLPASVISVYCAYLCYSGLSSEPRAYACNGLHNHSAVSLSSLILGMLMTVLSVVYSAVRAGSSTTFLSPPSSPKSEKAPLLPSKDVENSKEDGKKDKEKKEEARPVTYSYTFFHLIFALASMYSAMLLTGWTSSSSNSDELVDVGWTSVWVRICTEWLTAALYIWTLIAPLVLPDREFS; this is encoded by the exons ATGTGGGCAGCCTCGTGCTTGGCGTCCTGCTGTGCGGCCTCCACCTGTGGGCTCTGCACCTCCGTGGCCTCCGGCGTCTCCAAGAGGTCTGCTAGGCTTGCCTACTGCGGCCTCTTTGCTCTTTTTCTCGTCCTTTCTTGGGTACTGGGAGAAGTCGCCTATCCTCTTCTGGAGAAAATCCCTT GGATCAATGATTTTTCCTCTACACCAAGCAAAGAATGGTTCCAAACAGATGCTGTTCTTCGTGTAAGCCTGGGGAATTTCTTGTTTTTCGTTATATTTGCCCTTATCATGATTGGGGTCAAGGACCAGAATGATAAACGAGATGCATGGCACCATGGTTGCTGGATTGTTAAGCTGGTCATATGGGCATTGCTCATAGTTCTTATGTTCTTTGTTCCGAACATTGTCATTACAATCTACG AGACTTTATGTAAATTTGGTTCGGGGGTGTTTTTACTGGTTCAAGTGATTATACTTCTTGAGTTTTTGCATGCTTGGAATGATGCCTGGGTTGAAAAAGACGAACAGAAATG GTATATAGCATTGCTTTCCATATCAGTCGTTTGCTACCTGGCAGCCTTTGCATTCTGCGGAGTTCTCTTCCACTGGTTCAATCCATCAGGACAAGACTGTGGCCTTAACATTTTCTTCATCACCATGTCAATGATTCTAGCATTCGCATTTGCTGTCATTTCCTTGCATCCACAG GTGAACGGTAGCCTCTTGCCTGCTTCTGTGATTTCTGTGTACTGTGCATACTTGTGCTACTCTGGTCTCTCTAGTGAGCCTCGAGCTTATGCCTGCAACGGTCTCCACAACCATTCAGCTGTTTCACTGAGTTCCCTTATTCTGGGAATGCTCATGACAGTCCTTTCTGTTGTCTACTCTGCTGTTCGAGCTGGATCTTCGACTACGTTTCTCTCACCTCCATCGTCTCCAAAGTCAG AGAAAGCACCTCTTCTACCATCTAAAGATGTCGAGAACAGCAAGGAAGATGGGAAGAaagacaaggagaagaaggaagaagcgAGGCCTGTTACATATTCCTATACGTTCTTCCATCTTATTTTTGCGCTTGCTAGCATGTACTCTGCAATGCTTCTAACTGGATGGACCAGCTCTTCCTCAAATAGTGATGAGCTTGTTGACGTGGGGTGGACGTCAGTTTGGGTTCGCATCTGCACAGAGTGGTTGACTGCTGCACTTTATATTTGGACTCTAATTGCTCCTTTGGTGTTACCTGATCGTGAATTTTCATAA
- the LOC116264327 gene encoding protein PALE CRESS, chloroplastic produces the protein MSLMEPSVFLTRFIRSPPAIFIPTKFPFHNRAISSKTSSPALRTVAIVPKASEAPSLKIEKEEEEDDGYKLPKEYYDDEWQARQREKTKEFERKRQQEEEEERLKEIEYREIGSRLKGYPEEEVRKARILVSSFIRAGEEIEEKIEEAAEKGELTELVLMVIWNRLDLARRDEEKDAIRSLDLLYRRVETEILKTEAPPAMRLLNDLLNLHDGFNDEEWLKNCRKCMINTFPREDPFSMLVPMGVDIDNHLGRIELPPEGNDVLLRVDFVREVDALLKEVRQEQSEAQAVQGFDPESVAARLKQQEKQRTIHMIEALLDLAITLQW, from the exons ATGTCGCTGATGGAACCAAGCGTGTTCCTAACGAGATTCATCCGTTCCCCTCCTGCCATCTTTATACCCACAAAGTTTCCCTTCCACAATCGCGCCATCAGTTCGAAGACATCTTCACCAG CTCTGCGAACAGTTGCGATAGTGCCCAAAGCAAGTGAAGCACCGTCACTGAAAAtcgagaaggaggaggaggaggatgacgGCTACAAGCTTCCCAAAGAGTACTATGATGAT GAATGGCAAGCACGGCAACGGGAGAAAACAAAGGAGTTCGAAAGGAAACGCCaacaggaggaagaagaagaacgacTAAAGGAGATTGAATATCGAGAGATTGGCTCTAGATTGAAAGGTTACCCTGAGGAAGAAGTTCGGAAAGCAAGAATATTGGTTTCAAGCTTTATCAGAGCTGGGGAAGAGATTGAAGAG AAAATTGAGGAAGCTGCTGAGAAAGGTGAACTGACAGAACTGGTTTTGATGGTTATCTGGAATCGCCTCGACCTTGCTCGCCGAGAT GAAGAGAAGGATGCTATCAGGAGTCTTGATCTCTTATACAGAAGGGTGGAG ACAGAGATTTTAAAAACAGAGGCCCCTCCAGCTATGAGGTTGCTCAATGATCTATTAAATCTTCATGATGGATTCAATGATGAGGAATGGCTTAAGAATTGCAGGAAGTGTATGATCAACACCTTCCCAAGGGAAGACCCGTTCAGTATGCTTGTCCCCATGGGAGTTGACATTGACAAT CACCTTGGCCGTATAGAGCTGCCACCAGAAGGCAACGATGTACTCTTGCGGGTCGATTTTGTGAGAGAAGTAGATGCATTGTTAAAAGAAGTTCGACAGGAGCAAAGTGAAGCACAGGCAGTGCAGGGATTTGATCCAGAATCTGTTGCCGCCAGGTTGAAGCAACAGGAGAAGCAAAGAACCATACATATGATAGAAGCACTCTTAGATCTAGCAATAACCTTACAATGGTGA
- the LOC116264063 gene encoding mediator of RNA polymerase II transcription subunit 33A-like, with protein sequence MAVSVPTALWDGVLDITKRCQKKREEPFLWAIQISGHLNMCGVSLPSVELAHILVFHICWDNNVPIAWKYLEQSISSKIAPPILVLSLVSARAIPCRRSRPAAYRLCLELLKRHAFSYESQISGLHCRRIMKSVDDALHLYQVFGVQEPGPGEVVVKFVFAIVLKLLDATLEDDGLQDVSTEKQFKWASQQDMEVDVQDQADGKKEEIREALRKSNSVEAVKLIGQFLQHKLTSRLLRLASKNLASQWEGFMRCLTLLEAKSISVRNSGSSESLLHLSSHIQKSFSQEFKDTQHPSIRALINIRPLAPSTYQNHGANRSSLWIPLDLFLEDTMDGSQVTAASAIESLADLVKSLQAINGITWHETFLGLWMAALRFVQRERDPIEGPVPRLDARLCILLCITTLAIADIIEEEDTALADERESMDTSQRKEKPVIGQRRKDLITSLKMLGDFESLLAPPQSVISVANQAAAKAVMFISGFKVGGGYFDSISLNDVPNNCAGNMRHLIVEACIARHLLDTSAYFWPGYVRGHMNQVPRNMSGQVSGWSALMKGAPLSTSMVNSLVTTPASSLAELEKVFEIAVSGPDDDKISAATILCSASLIRGWNIQEHTVRLAVRLLSPPPPADYHGSDSHLISYAPMLFSVLVGISSVDSVHVFSLHGMVPQLAASLMPICEVFGSRAPNITWKLQTGEELSVHMLFSTAFILLMRLWRFNCPPLEHCVLGKGASLGSQLTPEYLLLVRNSQLAPSGNKHREKKFSSQEGLSNRRVSFSSTQPIFMESFPKLSTWYRQHQACLASTLSGLVHGTPFHQVVDGLLTMMFRKLNKGGPPGASASSSFSSSSGNGSDDISQRPMLPAWEIMEAVPFVVDAALTACSHGRLYPRELATGLKILADFLPASLATIVSYFSAEVTRGVWKPAFMNGTDWPSPAANLSYVEAAIKKVVATTGADVPSLEIGGSSPVTLPLPLAAFVSLTITYKLDHATEPFLNLAGPALEGLAADCPWPSMPIVASLWTQKAKRWNDFLIFSASRTVFLQSTDAVVQLLQSCFSATLDSSSGNPLSSSGGVGALLGHGLVPLPSGGLLPVAPGILYLRMYRSIRDILFVTKKILSVLVASVTEIATKGMSKEEVAKLSKSKYGMRYGHLSLSAAMGKAKQAAALGASLLWLSGGTGLVQMLFQETLPSWFLSKDGLQSGEAQGKAAMLIGYALAYFAMLSGAFAWGVDSFSKRRPGVLTGHLDFLAGVLDGQIYLSCNWATWHAYVSGFLGLIVASAPKWVGEVDVDTLKRLSRGLRLLDEKELALSLLEGGGAGAMGAAAELVIGSPNFA encoded by the exons ATGGCGGTGAGCGTACCAACGGCTCTCTgggatggagtgctggacatcACCAAGAGATGTCAGAAGAAGCGCGAGGAGCCCTTTCTTTGGGCCATCCAAATCTCCGGCCACCTCAACATGTGCGGCGTCTCCCTGCCTAGTGTTGAGCTTGCCCATATCTTGGTCTTTCATATTTGCTGGGATAACAACGTGCCCATCGCGTGGAAGTACTTGGAACAGTCTATCTCTTCCAAGATTGCTCCCCCCATTCTCGTTCTTAGCTTGGTTTCTGCAAG GGCGATTCCATGTCGTCGCTCCCGACCTGCTGCTTACAGGCTTTGTCTTGAATTACTCAAGAGGCATGCCTTCTCATATGAATCTCAAATAAGTGGACTGCATTGTCGAAG GATAATGAAATCCGTGGATGACGCCCTTCACCTGTACCAGGTTTTTGGTGTTCAAGAGCCAGGACCCGGAGAAGTGGTggtcaaatttgtttttgcGATTGTTTTGAAGTTGCTTGATGCAACTCTGGAAGACGATGGGTTGCAAGATGTGAGCACTGAGAAACAGTTCAAATGGGCAAGCCAACAAGACATGGAAGTGGATGTTCAAGACCAAGCTGATgggaaaaaagaggaaattcGGGAAGCTTTACGGAAATCAAACAGTGTGGAGGCAGTTAAACTCATTGGTCAATTTTTGCAGCACAAACTAACTTCAAGGCTTCTCAGACTAGCATCAAAGAACCT GGCCTCACAATGGGAAGGCTTTATGAGGTGCTTGACACTGCTAGAGGCTAAATCAATTTCAGTAAGGAATTCGGGCTCTTCAGAGTCTTTACTGCATTTGTCTTCACATATACAAAAAAGCTTTAGTCAAGAGTTCAAAGACACTCAGCATCCATCAATAAGGGCCTTGATTAACATTAGACCTTTGGCACCCTCCACCTATCAAAATCATGGAGCTAACAGGTCTTCACTTTGGATCCCTCTGGATCTATTCCTAGAAGATACAATGGATGGATCACAAGTTACAGCTGCGTCTGCTATCGAAAGTCTTGCAG ATTTAGTCAAGTCTCTTCAAGCTATCAATGGAATTACCTGGCACGAGACTTTCTTAGGTTTGTGGATGGCAGCTCTTAGATTTGTCCAAAGG GAAAGGGACCCAATTGAGGGGCCTGTACCACGCCTCGATGCACGATTATGCATCTTACTGTGTATTACAACACTCGCCATTGCTGATATTATTGAGGAAGAAGATACAGCCTTAGCTGATGAAAGAGAATCCATGGATACCAGTCAGAGAAAAGAGAAGCCAGTGATAGGGCAACGACGGAAGGATCTAATAACCAGCTTGAAGATGCTTGGTGATTTTGAAAGCTTGCTCGCACCTCCCCAGTCGGTTATTTCTGTGGCAAACCAAGCAGCTGCCAAAGCAGTGATGTTCATTTCTGGCTTCAAAGTTGGAGGTGGCTACTTTGATAGCATCAGTTTGAATGATGTGCCTAATAATTGTG CTGGAAACATGCGGCACCTGATTGTTGAGGCATGCATAGCAAGACATTTGCTGGACACATCTGCATATTTTTGGCCAGGATATGTGCGTGGGCACATGAACCAGGTACCAAGAAATATGTCAGGCCAAGTGTCTGGCTGGTCGGCTTTGATGAAAGGAGCTCCTTTATCCACATCAATGGTGAATTCACTGGTGACAACTCCTGCTTCAAG CTTAGCGGAGCTCGAGAAAGTGTTTGAGATTGCAGTCAGTGGGCCAGACGATGATAAGATATCTGCTGCTACTATCCTCTGCAGTGCCTCTTTGATTAGAGGTTGGAATATTCAG GAACACACTGTCCGTTTGGCCGTGAGATTGCTTTCGCCACCTCCTCCTGCTGATTATCATGGAAGTGATAGCCATTTGATTAGTTATGCTCCTATGCTATTTAGTGTGTTGGTAGGAATTTCGTCGGTCGACAgtgttcatgttttttcactACATGGAATG GTCCCTCAACTTGCAGCCTCATTGATGCCCATTTGTGAGGTATTTGGATCAAGGGCACCTAATATCACATGGAAACTTCAAACTGGAGAAGAACTTTCTGTACATATGTTGTTCTCAACAGCATTTATTCTTCTTATGAGGCTTTGGAGGTTCAATTGTCCACCTCTTGAACATTGTGTATTGGGAAAAGGTGCCTCACTTGGTTCCCAGCTAACTCCTGAGTACCTTCTCTTGGTTAGAAACTCACAATTAGCTCCCTCTGGTAACAAgcatagagagaaaaaatttaGCTCCCAAGAAGGTTTGAGCAACCGAAGGGTTTCATTTTCATCTACGCAACCTATCTTTATGGAATCATTTCCAAAGCTTTCGACTTGGTACCGGCAGCatcaagcttgtttagcatctACTCTCTCTGGTCTTGTCCATGGTACACCTTTTCATCAGGTTGTAGATGGGCTTCTGACCATGATGTTCAGGAAACTGAATAAAGGAGGGCCACCTGGGGCATCAGCCAGCAGTAGCTTTAGCAGCTCTTCTGGCAATGGAAGTGATGATATCTCTCAAAGACCAATGCTACCTGCATGGGAAATTATGGAAGCAGTTCCATTTGTAGTAGATGCTGCTCTTACTGCTTGTTCACATGGAAGGCTGTATCCTCGTGAGTTGGCTACAG GGCTCAAGATTCTCGCTGATTTTCTTCCAGCTTCTTTAGCTACTATAGTGAGCTACTTCTCTGCTGAAGTAACACGTGGTGTTTGGAAGCCTGCCTTCATGAACGGTACTGATTGGCCTAGTCCTGCTGCAAATCTTTCTTATGTTGAAGCAGCAATCAAGAAAGTCGTTGCCACCACCGGTGCTGATGTTCCTAGCCTTGAGATTG GAGGAAGTTCACCTGTTACACTTCCCTTGCCTTTGGCAGCATTTGTAAGTCTCACCATAACATATAAACTTGACCATGCAACGGAACCTTTTCTCAACCTTGCTGGCCCAGCATTGGAAGGACTTGCAGCTGACTGTCCATGGCCCAGCATGCCAATAGTTGCATCTCTGTGGACACAGAAGGCAAAGCGCTGGAatgactttttaattttctcagCATCTCGCACTGTCTTCCTACAAAGCACTGATGCCGTTGTTCAGCTTCTGCAGAGCTGTTTTTCTGCCACTCTTGACTCTTCCTCTGGTAATCCCCTCTCAAGTAGTGGTGGAGTTGGTGCGTTGCTTGGCCATGGACTTGTGCCTCTTCCCTCTGGGGGACTTCTGCCAGTTGCACCTGGTATTCTCTACCTAAGGATGTACAGATCGATTCGCGATATACtgtttgtgacaaaaaaaattctctctGTTTTAGTAGCTTCAGTGACAGAAATTGCTACAAAGGGCATGAGCAAAGAGGAAGTGGCTAAGCTGAGTAAGTCCAAATATGGAATGAGATACGGGCATCTTTCCCTGTCTGCAGCTATGGGGAAGGCCAAGCAGGCAGCTGCTCTAGGAGCCTCACTGCTATGGCTGTCAGGAGGCACTGGTCTGGTCCAGATGCTATTCCAAGAGACTCTTCCATCTTGGTTTTTGTCGAAAGATGGGCTGCAGTCTGGTGAAGCACAAGGCAAGGCAGCCATGCTGATAGGTTATGCCCTTGCATACTTTGCCATGCTAAGTGGGGCGTTTGCATGGGGTGTGGATAGTTTCTCCAAACGCAGGCCTGGGGTACTAACTGGACACTTGGACTTCCTGGCTGGTGTGCTGGACGGCCAGATATACTTGAGCTGCAACTGGGCTACTTGGCACGCCTATGTGTCTGGATTCCTGGGCCTAATAGTGGCGAGCGCACCCAAGTGGGTAGGAGAAGTGGATGTGGATACTCTTAAGAGACTGAGCAGAGGGCTGAGGCTGCTGGACGAAAAGGAACTTGCTCTCTCACTTTTGGAAGGGGGTGGTGCCGGTGCTATGGGTGCTGCTGCAGAGTTAGTTATTGGGTCCCCAAATTTTGCTTGA
- the LOC116264233 gene encoding pentatricopeptide repeat-containing protein At1g08070, chloroplastic-like, translating to MNTLSGSLLSLLRNCSTINQIAQIHAQLVVHGFPLHNHFIEKLAEFRCMDYARAIFDRLPVANDFSWNTMIKNYAVNGPPENAILLYCEMLENSIKPSNFTFPMMLKACSHILAIEEGKQIHAHILELGFDSDLYVGNCLIGFYASFHYIDDAKQVFGEMPERDLVTWNTIISGYVSVGEVKIAHQLFNEIPMLRNVISWTALMSGYGQAGRPAEMVHLFVQMLISSDKVIPNSATMVCLVSACSDLCNYELGKWICAFIDVNIVPLDITLSTALLGLYAKRGMIHKARKMFDSLPGKNLVCWNAMINCYMQSMMPNEAIQLFDQMYEEGMKPNEITMVSLLSACAVLGALDLGKWLHLYINRSGLNLNVILGTALVDMYFKCGCVDNACHVFVKMPSKDAATWNSMISGLAIHGNSKDALTIFSQMKTVGWLPNDITFVGVLCACNHCGLVQEGLAHFTSMFKKYNITPKVEHYACLIDLLGRAGHVYEVIALVQSMPFEPDAVIWGSVLSACRIHNDVELADRIGQIVVTPVSSNHGSCILLSNIYAAAGWWKDVSVVRRQMKQIGLRKPAGSSWVEVDHTIHRFLADNVTHPKSVEIFELLERLMVHIKNEGYVSSFDLELQNQEGS from the coding sequence ATGAACACATTGTCAGGTTCTCTTCTTTCCTTGCTGAGAAATTGTAGCACTATTAATCAAATCGCCCAAATTCATGCTCAACTCGTCGTCCATGGCTTCCCTCTCCACAACCATTTTATCGAGAAGCTTGCCGAGTTCAGGTGCATGGACTACGCTCGCGCAATCTTTGATCGTCTTCCTGTTGCCAACGATTTCTCCTGGAATACCATGATCAAGAACTATGCCGTCAACGGCCCTCCGGAGAATGCGATCTTGTTATACTGTGAGATGCTTGAAAATTCCATTAAACCAAGTAATTTTACCTTCCCGATGATGCTAAAAGCTTGTTCACATATCTTGGCTATTGAAGAAGGCAAGCAGATCCATGCCCATATATTGGAACTTGGGTTTGATTCGGATTTGTACGTTGGGAACTGTCTGATTGGCTTTTATGCGTCCTTTCATTACATTGATGATGCCAAGCAAGTATTTGGTGAAATGCCTGAGAGAGATCTGGTCACATGGAACACTATTATCTCAGGGTATGTCAGTGTTGGTGAAGTCAAGATTGCACATCAATTGTTTAATGAAATTCCTATGCTGAGGAATGTGATTTCTTGGACTGCACTTATGAGTGGATATGGTCAGGCTGGAAGACCGGCTGAGATGGTGCATTTATTTGTTCAAATGTTGATTTCATCAGACAAAGTTATTCCAAATTCAGCTACTATGGTATGTCTTGTATCAGCATGTTCAGACCTTTGCAACTATGAATTGGGCAAGTGGATTTGTGCATTCATTGACGTTAACATCGTTCCTTTGGATATAACATTGAGTACAGCTCTTTTGGGTCTCTATGCCAAACGTGGCATGATCCATAAAGCACGGAAAATGTTTGATTCCTTGCCAGGGAAAAATTTGGTATGTTGGAATGCAATGATTAATTGTTACATGCAGTCCATGATGCCAAATGAAGCAATTCAATTATTTGATCAGATGTATGAGGAAGGAATGAAACCAAACGAGATCACGATGGTGAGTTTGCTATCTGCTTGTGCTGTTTTAGGTGCATTAGACCTTGGAAAGTGGCTTCACCTTTATATAAATAGGAGCGGTCTTAATCTGAATGTGATCCTTGGTACCGCTCTGGTCGACATGTACTTCAAATGCGGATGTGTAGATAATGCTTGTCATGTGTTTGTAAAGATGCCAAGCAAAGATGCAGCTACCTGGAATTCCATGATATCTGGACTTGCAATCCATGGAAATAGCAAGGATGCACTCACCATTTTTTCTCAGATGAAGACTGTTGGCTGGCTTCCTAACGATATTACTTTCGTTGGAGTTCTGTGTGCTTGCAACCACTGTGGGCTTGTTCAAGAGGGCCTTGCTCATTTTACAAGCATGTTTAAAAAGTATAATATAACACCCAAGGTTGAGCACTATGCGTGCTTAATTGATCTCCTTGGTCGAGCAGGGCATGTGTATGAGGTGATTGCCCTGGTGCAAAGCATGCCTTTTGAACCAGATGCAGTCATATGGGGTTCTGTCTTGAGTGCTTGTAGAATTCATAATGATGTAGAATTGGCTGATCGCATTGGCCAAATTGTTGTAACGCCAGTGTCTTCAAATCATGGAAGTTGCATTTTATTGTCAAATATATATGCGGCTGCTGGTTGGTGGAAGGATGTTTCTGTCGTTAGGAGGCAGATGAAACAGATAGGGCTAAGGAAACCAGCTGGGTCTAGTTGGGTTGAAGTTGATCACACCATCCATAGGTTTCTCGCTGACAATGTAACACACCCAAAATCTGTAGAGATCTTTGAATTGCTAGAAAGGTTAATGGtgcatataaaaaatgaaggTTATGTCTCCAGTTTTGATCTAGAACTGCAAAACCAAGAAGGTTCCTAA